The following DNA comes from Meles meles chromosome 8, mMelMel3.1 paternal haplotype, whole genome shotgun sequence.
GATTCTCAAGTGGGACAGCGGGCCAGCCCGGGCAGGCAGAGTGGGCTAGCCCAGTGCAACCACGGGGAACTCAAGGCCTGACTCGAGGCCTCACGCTCCTCGCGTGCGAGATGGGGCTGGTGCGCGGGCGGGAATGCCGAGGGATGGCCCCTATGCCCCGCCGGCCCCGGTTCCAGGTGGGGGTCCCGATGGGGCACCCCCGCCACCTGCTCTGCTCCCCAGGTATGCCTTTCACAGCTCAGCCTGGCTGGTGGCAGGCAAAGCAGACCCGGCCACACCCGGTCGTGTGCACTTCCACCCGGACTCGCCGGCCAAGGGCGCGCAGTGGATGCGCCAGATTGTGTCCTTCGACAAGCTCAAGCTGACCAACAACCTGCTGGACGACAACGGCCACGTGAGGCcccaggcagtggggaggggtcaggccagggctgggggacgCTGGGGTCTGATCGTAATGAAGTCTGGGACCAGGGCTAGCCGTGCCGGCCCTGCCCGGTGGCCTTGGTGCCCAGCACCCCCACCCGCTACTGACGGCCAATGCTGGGGGCCAAGTTCACCCGGCCAGGGGCTGGACAGCAGAGGGGACTGTTCAAGCAGGCGGGTGAGTGGGCAGGAGGTGTGGGCATGTTCCAGCAAACACCGTCCTCCTTGTAGACAGTGTTTCCAGACTTCCCACCACAGGCCAGGCCCCGGGTAGGTGCAGGAGCCCAGCACTGTTACTAATGTGTCAAACAGACAAAGATCCCTGCCTCCACGGGGCTCACCTCCCGGGGTAGGGGACAGATGGTAAGCAAAGAATCCAGAAGGCCTTGTGTGCAGTGTCTCAGATGGTGATGAATgccaggagaaaaaggaaccagggagaggggctgagacAGAGGTGAATTGTCCATTCAGGGGGGTTCTAGAAGCTGCTGAGGCAATATTTGAAGAGAGGTCTAAAGGAAATGGGGACGGCAGCCTGTGCACACAGAAGTGGAAGCTGTTGCAGGGGACGAGCAgcgagtgcaaaggccctgaggctgaaGAATTTTGGGCCAGTCggtgggtgggaggggagtgCAAGGAGGCTCCCATGTGTCTGAAGTGGGGTGAGTAGAGATGGGAAGAGAGGGACCCCGAGGCTGCCAGTCCTGATCTACGGAGCCCATTGGCTGTGGAGAGTGTTCTGACCATTGCTCCGCACAGGAGGCTTTTGATCAGGGGTGACGTGGGGCCCCTCACCGGGGTGGCTGTGCTCGGAGTGGACAGAGAAGctgggtggaggcagggagacgGGCCAGGAGGCAGCGGAGGAAATCTAGGCAGACATGGCGGAAATCTAGGTGGCCAGGCGGAGTGGAGGcggtgggttgggagaggtggtcagattctggatatTTCTGACAGCTGACAGCGGGATGTGGTTGTGACAAAAGGCAAAGTGGCAAAAATGCTGACACAGCGGGGCCTTTGCCACAGAGCTGTAGGCTCTGGAGGCCAGATTCTGTGCCCCATGACAAGAAAGGCAGTCTTCACGCCCTGGAGAGGATTCAGCCTCAGGGAGGGTTTGCGGCTTCTCCCCTGCACACGGCCTTCCGCACCCCTCCCCAGATCATTCTCAACTCCATGCACCGCTACCAGCCACGATTCCACGTGGTCTTCGTGGACCCGCGCAAGGACAGCGAGCGCTACGCCCAGGAGAACTTCAAGTCCTTCATCTTCACGGAGACCCAGTTCACAGCCGTGACAGCCTATCAGAACCACCGGGTGGGTTGGGCCACAGCTCACAGGGCAGCCACCAGCCCATTTCACAGGGAGGGAGACCTAGGCTCAAGGCTCTGAGCTCCCACTTGCTCACAGGGCCCggcccttctctccttctctaggCCTCAGCAGACCTCTGCCCTCGGTCATTCCCCTGCTGTCATGCCCACTGGCTCTATGGCTCCCGGGCTGAGGGGCCCAGGTCCCAGGGCCTCGTGATTGGGGCATCCAGGGTAGATGGGGCGGCTGAACGTGGGGCCCCGCAGCCTTTCCCTGGCTCAGGGCTGGCCCCTAACCACATTTCTCCTCTGCAGATCACCCAGCTGAAAATTGCCAGCAACCCTTTTGCCAAGGGCTTTAGGGAGACTGACTCGGACTCCTGGTACTGTCTGGGCCCTGGAGCTCCACCCGCCTGCCCGAACCCAGCCCCTCATCCCCATCCTCATCCCCCGGGCCTCTCCTAAGGCCTCTCCTCAGACCTTCTCTGAGGGTCGTGCCCACTGACTCATCCTGGGGTCCTACTGTCTTATTGATCACAACCCTCGGCCTGGGCTCTCCCCTTGACCTCCTGCCTCCATTCCTGCTTGTTGCATCTTCAGGACCGTATCGCCACGAGCCCTGCTCAGCATCCCGGCCCGGAGTCACAGCAGCCTCAGCCCCTGCCTGCTGAAGGGCCCCGCAGAGCAGGAAAAAGGTTCGCCCCCAGGAGGACCAGAGCCTGCATGGTGGGCAGGAAGTGAGGGGACAGGGCCACAGGGCCTCCAACAGGGGGCTCTGGCAGGTTCAGCAAGCCTGCTGGGCACCTGTGTGGAGAAAGAGTGGGAGGCAGAGATTTCTGGAACAAGTTAGGACCAGCGGCAGAGAGAACAGGACAGGGACAAGGTGCtaagagcaggggtgggaggttcgggtgggcttcctggaggaggtggctcCTGAGCAGGAGCCTTGAAGAACTGGGAAGGATTTGGATAATTAGAGAGGGTGGAGAAGAGGGacgagggaagggaaagggaagagcaaAGGCTGAGAAGGGGAGGAGTGGGAAGGAACAAGGGAGGCTAAGGATGTAAGGGGAGGTCTGGGGTCCACTCAGACCACATCCTCCCTCAGACCCCAACAaagctccagcctccagaacatcTGCCCAGGTGCACCATCAGCTGCTGTCCCCCACTGATACTCTGCTGGCCCCAGGCACCTACCAGCCCCTCAACTACCAGGGCCTGTACCCTGGAGCCTCAAGTCCCCTCAGAATCCCAAGGGCCCGACCCACACCATATCCCCTCCCGAGTATTCAGGCCGGCAGAGATCAGGAAGGCCTGCCCCTCCCAGCTGGGTTGGGGCTCCTGTCCCCCACTGCCATGTGCTTGGGGCCCGTCCTGGACCCTCAGTGATGATGAGGGCCCTGTGGATGGACCCGTCTTGCCCCGAATGTTACCCCCTCCAGCCTTGCCTCTACAGAGGCCCTGGCCCCTTGCAAGGAGAGCAGGGCAGGTGGGAGCCCAGAGAGGAAGGCGACCTGCCCAGAACCACAGGGAGGCTGAGAAGGTGCCAGGCTTGGGACCAGCCGCCTCCTCCCCTCAACCTGTCCCCTTCTGCCTGAGGGGTGACTCGGCCAAGCCCTGCTtcacctctccctttcccccaacaTTAAACTATTTGGCACGAGTAGTCAGAGCACTTCTGTCCTCGGGGCTCGGGGTGGAGGCACTCAGGAACACCCGGACCCCAGACAATGGGCTGCAGACACCCCAAAGCTCTGCCCAGTGCGGGTGGTGTCTCTGGGAGCACAGTGATGGCCAAGGTGCTGATACCCACTGACACCAGGGCTCTGGCGGAGGCTGCACTTTCTGGTCCTTAACTTGTGTGTCGAGGTGAGGACGGAAACTGCAGCTCAAAGAGGCACCTGCTCAAAATCAACGCAAGGCACGGTGACACGGGCCATTCCACGTACCGGGGCTGTGCCCAAGACTAGGGTGGTCTGGCCCTGAGAAGCGGGCGTCCGGAGGGATGCAGAAACATGACAGGCAGTGACCACACGGGCCAGGCCAAGacgggggcggagggagaggggctTGAGAATCCAGGCAGGACTTGAGGCAGGACAGCTTCGCGGAAAGGTGCCATTTCAGCCAACACCTAAAGGGGTAGCAACTGCGAGGGaaaggggcggggaggaggggagacaAGCTCCCAGCGACGGGAAAAGCGGGGCAAAGGCCTGGGGCTGC
Coding sequences within:
- the TBX10 gene encoding T-box transcription factor TBX10 — translated: MAIFQMFSDEVVLCEGESTMPDSDSLTTGGVTPRPPPGDLPWHPLPGPSICPRPQLPRGLLLSSREMRRPCRTSSPRQGAPRVAAAADPPLNRAPPGANVQAVPMAAFLSAGLGVLASSEPYTLPMTSSGWEPRLDSPFPSGPSTGSAGTQVVAEPSKQGPKNPRVSSVTVQLEMKALWEEFNQLGTEMIVTKAGRRMFPTFQVKILGMDTLADYALLMDFVPLDDKRYRYAFHSSAWLVAGKADPATPGRVHFHPDSPAKGAQWMRQIVSFDKLKLTNNLLDDNGHIILNSMHRYQPRFHVVFVDPRKDSERYAQENFKSFIFTETQFTAVTAYQNHRITQLKIASNPFAKGFRETDSDSWTVSPRALLSIPARSHSSLSPCLLKGPAEQEKDPNKAPASRTSAQVHHQLLSPTDTLLAPGTYQPLNYQGLYPGASSPLRIPRARPTPYPLPSIQAGRDQEGLPLPAGLGLLSPTAMCLGPVLDPQ